A window of Sphingobium herbicidovorans contains these coding sequences:
- a CDS encoding TMEM165/GDT1 family protein, which produces MDALLTSTALVAFAEMGDKTQLLAMLLATRFRKPVPIVMGILFATLANHFLAALVGHSIAGILTQDWFRYAVAASFIAMAAWTLIPDKIDEDEPLKAPSKAGVFLTTLIAFFLVEMGDKTQVATVALGAQFENVFAVTAGTTLGMMIANVPAVIFGEALAKKVPMRALQVGAALLFLVLGLWMIADLLGWIG; this is translated from the coding sequence ATGGACGCTCTTCTCACCTCCACCGCGCTGGTCGCCTTCGCCGAGATGGGCGACAAGACCCAGTTGCTCGCCATGCTGCTCGCCACCCGCTTTCGAAAGCCGGTGCCGATCGTCATGGGCATATTGTTCGCCACGCTGGCCAATCATTTCCTCGCCGCGCTGGTCGGTCATTCGATCGCAGGCATCCTGACGCAGGACTGGTTCCGCTACGCCGTGGCCGCCAGCTTCATCGCCATGGCCGCCTGGACACTGATCCCCGACAAGATTGACGAGGATGAGCCGCTGAAGGCGCCGTCGAAGGCGGGCGTATTCCTGACCACGCTGATCGCCTTTTTCCTGGTAGAGATGGGGGACAAGACGCAGGTCGCGACCGTGGCGCTCGGCGCGCAGTTCGAGAATGTCTTTGCGGTGACGGCGGGCACCACGCTGGGCATGATGATCGCGAATGTTCCGGCGGTGATATTTGGCGAGGCGCTGGCGAAGAAAGTGCCGATGCGCGCGCTGCAGGTCGGCGCGGCGCTGTTGTTCCTGGTCCTGGGCCTGTGGATGATCGCGGACCTTCTGGGCTGGATCGGCTAA
- a CDS encoding nucleotidyltransferase family protein — MARLDPLHGLLACLRGDLPAAADWSAIIGLANKSLCSPTVSARLNNAGRLAELPADVRIFLTEMERRNAERNERLLSQLDEAAGVMNAHDVRPLLLKGTAWLAHAPPQDRSARMLADIDLMVAADRFGDVIDQLCSIGYRLEAPVVQPGVPAVLSRPQDAATIDLHCEYGSVSTLFYLFDDLAESATEVALPGSRVLLPSPVACTAILLLHDQLKGRDYLRGRIDLRHLVDIKSFAAGFGEADWAELNRLFASAYARNAMRTQLLTASRLLGMTVPRTMTRGVRPRLQYRRRLIQLRWPGMAPFLTLLSLLDPCYLSARRAARRQGRAGPMAGAGLPRRESVERLFLRNELGKI, encoded by the coding sequence GTGGCCCGGCTTGATCCTCTTCATGGCCTGCTCGCCTGCCTGCGCGGAGACTTGCCTGCTGCCGCTGATTGGTCGGCCATCATCGGACTGGCCAACAAGTCGCTGTGCAGCCCCACTGTCTCTGCCCGGTTGAACAATGCCGGGCGGCTGGCCGAACTGCCCGCCGACGTCCGCATATTCCTCACCGAGATGGAAAGGCGCAATGCCGAGCGTAACGAGCGCCTGCTGAGCCAGCTCGATGAGGCGGCGGGCGTCATGAACGCCCATGACGTTCGTCCGTTATTGTTGAAGGGCACGGCATGGCTCGCCCATGCGCCGCCGCAGGATCGATCGGCGCGGATGCTGGCCGACATCGACCTGATGGTCGCGGCCGACCGCTTCGGCGATGTGATCGACCAGTTGTGCAGCATAGGCTATCGCCTTGAAGCGCCAGTCGTTCAGCCGGGCGTTCCGGCAGTCCTGTCGCGACCGCAGGATGCGGCGACGATCGACCTTCATTGCGAATATGGCAGCGTCAGCACGCTATTCTATCTTTTCGATGACCTGGCGGAGAGCGCGACCGAAGTGGCACTGCCCGGCAGCAGGGTCTTGCTGCCGTCTCCGGTCGCTTGCACCGCGATCCTGCTGCTCCATGACCAGCTCAAGGGCCGTGATTATCTGCGGGGCCGGATCGACCTGCGCCATCTTGTCGACATCAAATCGTTCGCCGCCGGCTTTGGGGAAGCGGACTGGGCGGAACTCAACCGCCTGTTCGCATCGGCCTATGCGCGCAACGCGATGCGCACCCAACTGCTGACGGCATCCAGATTGCTGGGCATGACCGTGCCCCGAACGATGACGCGCGGCGTCCGGCCACGGCTGCAATATCGACGGCGGCTGATCCAGCTGAGATGGCCGGGAATGGCGCCATTTCTGACGCTGCTGTCGTTGCTGGACCCCTGTTATCTTTCAGCGAGACGCGCGGCGCGACGGCAGGGCAGGGCAGGCCCCATGGCAGGCGCGGGCCTGCCCCGGCGCGAGAGTGTCGAGCGGCTGTTCCTGCGCAATGAACTGGGCAAGATTTGA
- a CDS encoding transglutaminase family protein: MKLRIRHDTTYRYRNPVELETHRLMLMPRNSHDLRILSNSVRIAPHAEVEWTQDVFGNLVASAHFSERTSQLCISTDILVEQHAPAWPVFRIAPVAHSYPFRYSDEEIADLGAHMKTHYPDDGGKFDQWVQGFVYGTGTDTLSLLKDVNTGIGDAIAYRVRDEAGTQAPLETLSLGSGSCRDMAALFIDAVRHLGFGARAVSGYLYDPDQPASDPGSTHAWAEVYLPSAGWIAFDPTHRRVGSANLIAVAAGRCNKQIMPVAGGFIGAAEDFIDMDVRVSVASA; this comes from the coding sequence ATGAAACTTCGCATCCGTCATGACACGACTTATCGCTACCGGAACCCGGTTGAACTGGAAACGCATCGGCTCATGCTCATGCCGCGCAATTCCCATGATCTGCGGATTTTGTCGAACTCGGTTCGTATCGCCCCGCATGCAGAGGTGGAATGGACGCAGGACGTTTTCGGCAATCTGGTCGCCTCCGCCCACTTTTCGGAGCGTACGAGCCAGCTTTGCATTTCCACCGATATCCTGGTCGAGCAACATGCGCCGGCCTGGCCAGTATTCCGGATCGCCCCGGTCGCTCATTCCTATCCATTCCGATATTCGGACGAAGAAATCGCCGATCTCGGCGCGCACATGAAAACCCACTATCCCGACGACGGCGGGAAATTCGATCAATGGGTCCAGGGCTTTGTGTACGGGACGGGCACCGACACCCTGTCTCTGCTCAAGGACGTCAACACAGGGATAGGGGATGCTATCGCCTACCGGGTTCGGGACGAGGCCGGAACGCAGGCGCCACTGGAAACCCTGTCCCTTGGGAGCGGCTCATGCAGGGACATGGCGGCCCTGTTCATCGATGCGGTTCGTCATCTGGGCTTTGGCGCCCGCGCGGTGTCGGGCTATCTATATGATCCCGATCAGCCCGCGTCCGATCCGGGATCGACCCATGCTTGGGCGGAGGTCTATCTTCCTTCGGCGGGCTGGATCGCGTTTGATCCGACGCACCGGCGCGTTGGTTCGGCCAACCTCATCGCCGTGGCGGCCGGCCGGTGCAACAAGCAGATCATGCCGGTCGCGGGCGGCTTTATCGGTGCGGCCGAAGATTTTATCGATATGGATGTCCGCGTGAGTGTTGCTTCCGCCTGA
- a CDS encoding complex I NDUFA9 subunit family protein: MERVMKDSLVTVFGGGGFLGRQVAQALMERGARVRVAQRDLASALRVKPLGGLGQTQFVAADIRKPQSVARAIAGSDVVINLVGVLSGDMEGSHHDGAANVAKAAAQAGVQALVHVSAIGADPKSPSAYGRSKAAGEAAVKAAFPHATIIRPSIIFGPEDQFLNRFAELISRLPVVPVIGADTKFQPVYVADVAQAIANAAADPDRHGGKTFELGGPSQISMIDLNRWIAKAIGRERSLVPVPPSIASAIASLGWLPGAPITRDQYAMLQKDNIVSPGAAGLVELGVSPTPMEAVADKWLVRYRRHGRFAGRAKA; this comes from the coding sequence ATGGAACGCGTGATGAAGGACAGTCTGGTTACGGTGTTCGGCGGCGGCGGCTTCCTCGGCCGGCAGGTAGCGCAAGCGCTGATGGAACGCGGCGCGCGGGTTCGCGTGGCGCAGCGGGACCTGGCGAGCGCGCTGCGCGTGAAGCCGCTCGGCGGGCTGGGCCAGACCCAGTTCGTCGCAGCAGACATCCGCAAGCCGCAAAGCGTAGCGCGCGCCATTGCGGGCAGCGACGTCGTCATCAATCTGGTCGGCGTGCTGAGCGGCGATATGGAAGGATCGCATCATGACGGCGCGGCCAATGTCGCAAAGGCGGCCGCGCAAGCGGGCGTACAGGCGCTGGTCCATGTGTCGGCGATCGGCGCGGACCCGAAAAGCCCGTCCGCCTATGGCCGGTCAAAGGCGGCAGGCGAGGCGGCGGTGAAGGCCGCTTTCCCCCACGCAACCATCATCCGTCCGTCGATCATCTTCGGTCCCGAGGATCAGTTCCTCAACCGCTTTGCCGAGCTGATCAGCCGGCTGCCGGTTGTTCCGGTCATTGGCGCCGATACGAAGTTCCAGCCGGTTTATGTCGCCGATGTCGCGCAGGCGATTGCCAACGCGGCGGCTGACCCCGATCGTCACGGCGGCAAGACGTTCGAACTGGGCGGACCCAGCCAGATCAGCATGATCGACCTCAACCGCTGGATCGCCAAGGCCATTGGCCGTGAACGCAGCCTGGTTCCGGTGCCCCCTTCGATCGCGTCGGCAATCGCAAGCCTTGGCTGGTTGCCGGGCGCACCGATCACGCGGGACCAATATGCGATGCTGCAGAAGGACAATATCGTGTCGCCCGGCGCTGCTGGTCTCGTGGAACTGGGCGTGTCGCCCACCCCGATGGAGGCCGTCGCGGACAAGTGGCTGGTCCGCTATCGACGCCACGGCCGCTTCGCCGGTCGCGCAAAGGCTTGA
- a CDS encoding NAD(P)-dependent oxidoreductase, translating into MADNPMLKFVGTGQAYPEKRSADDRADDFMEISRSFLLERAEEQSARCSQCGVPYCSTHCPLHNHIPDWLRLTAEGRLREAYELSNLTSTMPEICGRICPQDRLCEGNCVIEFSGHGAVTIGSVEKFITDTAWKEGWVEPLVPGKPIGQSVGVIGAGPAGLTTAEYLRVAGYEVHIYDRHDRAGGLLTYGIPGFKLEKDVVMRRVQRLKDGGIVFHEGFEVGRDASLEELRTRHDAILIATGVYKPRDIKAPGVGAAGVVKALDFLTASNKAGFGDAVPEHDDGTLHANGKKVVVIGGGDTAMDCVRTAIRQGATSVKCLYRRDRDNMPGSQREVQNAEEEGVEFVWLSAPIAFEGTEHVSGVKVTKMRLGQPDASGRRAPEADPGTEYTLEADMVIKALGYDPEELPRMFGAEDLSVTRWGTLRVDHKTMMTSMDGVFAAGDIVRGASLVVWAIRDGRDVTEHMHRYLRAKAKAAAGQKVAA; encoded by the coding sequence ATGGCTGACAATCCGATGCTGAAATTCGTGGGAACGGGCCAGGCCTATCCCGAGAAGCGTTCGGCGGATGATCGCGCGGACGATTTCATGGAAATCAGCCGCAGCTTCCTGCTGGAACGAGCGGAAGAACAGTCTGCGCGCTGTTCGCAGTGCGGCGTCCCCTATTGTTCAACGCATTGCCCGCTGCACAACCATATTCCCGACTGGCTGCGCCTGACGGCGGAGGGGCGGTTGCGCGAAGCCTATGAGCTGTCGAACCTGACCAGCACCATGCCGGAAATCTGCGGTCGCATCTGCCCGCAGGATCGCCTGTGCGAAGGCAATTGCGTCATCGAATTTTCCGGCCACGGAGCCGTCACCATCGGCAGCGTGGAAAAGTTCATCACCGACACCGCCTGGAAGGAAGGCTGGGTCGAGCCGCTGGTTCCCGGCAAGCCGATCGGTCAGTCGGTCGGCGTCATCGGCGCGGGTCCGGCGGGGTTGACCACCGCGGAATATCTGCGCGTCGCAGGCTATGAAGTGCATATCTATGACCGGCATGACCGCGCGGGCGGGCTGCTTACCTATGGCATCCCCGGCTTCAAGCTGGAAAAGGACGTGGTCATGCGTCGCGTCCAGCGCCTGAAGGATGGCGGCATCGTCTTCCATGAAGGGTTCGAGGTCGGGCGCGACGCTTCGCTCGAAGAGTTGCGGACCCGCCATGACGCGATCCTGATCGCGACCGGCGTGTACAAGCCGCGCGACATCAAGGCGCCCGGCGTCGGCGCTGCCGGTGTCGTCAAGGCGCTCGATTTCCTGACCGCGTCGAACAAGGCCGGATTTGGCGACGCAGTGCCCGAACATGATGACGGCACGCTGCACGCGAACGGCAAGAAGGTCGTCGTGATCGGCGGCGGCGACACGGCGATGGACTGCGTCCGCACCGCCATTCGCCAGGGCGCGACTTCGGTGAAGTGCCTCTATCGCCGCGACCGCGACAATATGCCCGGTTCGCAGCGCGAAGTGCAGAATGCGGAAGAAGAAGGCGTCGAGTTCGTCTGGCTCTCCGCCCCCATCGCGTTCGAAGGCACGGAACATGTGTCGGGCGTGAAGGTGACGAAGATGCGGCTGGGCCAGCCCGACGCGTCCGGCCGCCGCGCGCCTGAAGCCGATCCGGGCACCGAATATACGCTGGAAGCAGACATGGTCATCAAGGCGCTGGGCTATGACCCCGAAGAACTGCCCAGGATGTTCGGCGCGGAAGACCTGTCGGTCACGCGCTGGGGCACGCTGCGCGTCGATCACAAGACGATGATGACGTCGATGGACGGCGTGTTCGCCGCTGGCGACATCGTGCGCGGCGCGTCGCTGGTCGTGTGGGCGATCCGCGACGGACGCGACGTGACCGAGCATATGCACCGCTATCTGCGCGCGAAGGCGAAGGCGGCGGCGGGTCAGAAAGTCGCGGCCTAA
- the gltB gene encoding glutamate synthase large subunit, producing the protein MANTPYMASAEERARLAAEGMYHPEMEGDACGVGLVAATDGRPSRRVVASAIDALKAVWHRGAVDADGKTGDGAGIHVDLPVRFFDDAIADSGHKPLPNRLAVGMIFLPRTDLSAQENCRTIVESEIIDAGYTIYGWRQVPVDVSVIGEKAQRTRPEIEQIMIAGPMPEERDIAEFEKDLYLIRRRIEKKVIAAQIQDFYICSLSCRSIIYKGLFLAESLSVFYPDLQDDRFESRVAIFHQRYSTNTFPQWWLAQPFRTLAHNGEINTIRGNKNWMKSHEIKMASLAFGEQSEDIKPVIPAGASDTAALDAVFEAICRSGRDAPTAKLMLVPEAWQAAANETPQSHVDMYEYLASVMEPWDGPAALAMTDGRWVVAGVDRNALRPLRYTLTGDNLLIVGSETGMVVVPETTIVKKGRMGPGQMIAIDLQEGEIYDDRAIKDQIAGERPYAELIKDFMTVGDLPQADSALPAWDKAELTRRQVAANLTLEDMELILAPMVEDAKEAIGSMGDDTPLAVISDKPRTVSHFFRQNFSQVTNPPIDSLRERHVMSLRTRFSNLHNILEQDTQNSHVLVLSSPVLISSEWARLKAHFGPAVAEIDCTFPAEGGQEQLRAAIARIREEAEQAVREGRTEIFLTDEHVDADRIAIAGVLAAAAVHTHLVRKGLRSYASINVRCAEALDTHYFAVLIGVGATTVNAYLAEASIADRHARGLFGDLSLDECFERFRIAINEGLLKIMSKMGIAVISSYRGGYNFEAVGLSRALVNDLFPGMPAKISGEGYASLHYSAKLRHEAAYDSAAVRLPIGGFYRQRNGGESHAYSAQLMHLLQTAVGTDSYSTYLQFARGVRDLPPVYLRDLLEFNFAREAVPIDEVEATTEIRKRFVTPGMSLGALSPEAHETLAIAMNRIGAKAVSGEGGEDANRFKPYENGDNANSVIKQIASGRFGVHAEYLGSAEEIEIKVAQGAKPGEGGQLPGFKVTEFIAKLRHSTPGVTLISPPPHHDIYSIEDLAQLIYDCKMINPRARVCVKLVSQAGIGTVAAGVAKAHADVILIAGHVGGTGASPQTSIKYAGTPWEMGLSEANQVLTLNGLRHRVKLRTDGGLKTGRDIVIAAILGAEEYGIGTLSLVAMGCIMVRQCHSNTCPVGVCVQDEKLRQKFTGTPEKVINLMTFIAEEVREILARLGYRSLDEVIGRTELLKQVNRGAEHLDDLDLNPILAKVDAPDDQRRFSLTEWRNEVPDSLDAQMMRDAKAVFERGEKMQLTYTVRNTHRAVGTRLSAAVTERFGMSTLADGHLTVRLRGSAGQSLGAFLCKGITLEVFGDANDYVGKGLSGGTIVVRTTVSSPLSSKDNTIIGNTVLYGATAGKLFAAGQAGERFAVRNSGAQVVVEGCGANGCEYMTGGTAVILGKTGANFGAGMTGGMAFILDEDGSFERRANPESIVWQRLESAHWEAQLRALIAEHAVTTDSKWSNTILDDWDRWRRYFWQVCPKEMINRLAHPLSDAAAEVVAAE; encoded by the coding sequence ATGGCCAACACCCCCTATATGGCGAGCGCCGAAGAGCGCGCGCGCCTTGCCGCCGAGGGCATGTATCATCCCGAAATGGAAGGCGACGCCTGTGGCGTGGGCCTGGTCGCCGCGACGGATGGCCGCCCGAGCCGCCGTGTCGTCGCCAGCGCCATCGATGCGCTGAAGGCGGTATGGCACCGTGGCGCGGTCGATGCCGATGGCAAGACGGGCGACGGCGCGGGCATCCATGTCGACCTGCCGGTGCGTTTCTTTGACGACGCGATTGCCGATTCGGGCCACAAGCCCCTGCCCAACCGCCTTGCCGTCGGCATGATCTTCCTGCCGCGCACGGACCTGTCGGCGCAGGAGAATTGCCGCACCATCGTCGAAAGCGAGATCATCGACGCGGGCTACACCATCTATGGCTGGCGTCAGGTGCCCGTCGATGTCTCCGTCATCGGCGAGAAGGCGCAGCGCACCCGTCCCGAGATCGAACAGATCATGATCGCCGGGCCGATGCCCGAAGAACGCGACATCGCCGAGTTCGAAAAGGACCTGTACCTCATCCGCCGCCGGATCGAGAAGAAGGTCATCGCAGCGCAGATCCAGGATTTCTACATCTGTTCACTGAGCTGCCGGTCGATCATCTACAAGGGCCTGTTCCTCGCAGAGTCGCTGTCGGTCTTTTACCCCGATCTTCAGGACGATCGGTTCGAAAGCCGCGTGGCGATATTCCACCAGCGTTATTCGACCAACACCTTCCCGCAATGGTGGCTGGCCCAGCCGTTCCGTACGCTGGCGCATAATGGTGAGATCAACACGATCCGCGGCAATAAGAACTGGATGAAGAGCCACGAGATCAAGATGGCCAGCCTCGCGTTCGGCGAGCAGTCGGAAGATATCAAGCCCGTCATCCCCGCCGGTGCGTCCGACACCGCCGCGCTGGACGCCGTGTTCGAGGCCATCTGCCGCTCGGGCCGCGACGCGCCTACGGCAAAGCTGATGCTGGTGCCTGAGGCATGGCAGGCGGCGGCGAATGAAACGCCGCAGTCGCATGTCGACATGTACGAATATCTCGCGTCCGTGATGGAGCCGTGGGACGGCCCCGCCGCGCTGGCGATGACTGATGGCCGCTGGGTGGTTGCTGGCGTCGACCGTAACGCGCTGCGTCCGCTGCGCTACACGTTGACGGGCGACAATCTGCTGATCGTGGGTTCGGAAACCGGCATGGTCGTCGTGCCCGAAACCACCATCGTCAAGAAGGGCCGCATGGGCCCCGGCCAGATGATCGCCATCGATTTGCAGGAAGGCGAAATCTATGATGACCGCGCGATCAAGGATCAGATTGCGGGTGAGCGGCCCTATGCCGAACTGATCAAGGACTTCATGACGGTCGGCGACCTTCCGCAGGCGGATAGCGCCCTGCCCGCATGGGACAAGGCGGAACTGACGCGCCGTCAGGTCGCGGCGAACCTGACGCTGGAGGACATGGAACTGATCCTCGCCCCCATGGTCGAGGATGCCAAGGAAGCCATCGGATCGATGGGCGACGACACGCCGCTGGCCGTCATTTCCGACAAGCCGCGCACGGTCAGCCACTTCTTCCGCCAGAATTTCAGCCAGGTCACCAACCCGCCGATCGACAGCTTGCGCGAACGGCATGTGATGAGCCTGCGCACACGGTTTTCGAACCTGCACAACATCCTGGAACAGGATACGCAGAACAGCCATGTGCTGGTGCTGAGCTCTCCGGTGCTCATATCGTCCGAATGGGCGCGGCTGAAGGCGCATTTCGGCCCGGCAGTGGCCGAGATCGACTGCACATTCCCGGCAGAGGGCGGGCAGGAGCAATTGCGCGCGGCAATCGCCCGCATTCGCGAGGAAGCCGAGCAGGCCGTGCGCGAAGGGCGGACCGAAATCTTCCTGACCGACGAGCATGTCGATGCCGACCGGATCGCCATTGCAGGCGTGCTGGCGGCGGCGGCGGTGCATACGCATCTCGTCCGCAAGGGGCTGCGCAGCTATGCGTCGATCAACGTGCGCTGCGCCGAAGCGCTGGACACCCATTATTTCGCGGTGCTGATCGGCGTGGGCGCAACCACGGTCAACGCCTATCTCGCCGAAGCAAGCATCGCGGACCGCCATGCGCGCGGTCTGTTCGGCGATCTGTCGCTGGACGAGTGTTTCGAACGGTTCCGCATCGCCATCAACGAAGGCCTGCTGAAGATCATGTCCAAGATGGGCATTGCGGTCATCAGCAGCTATCGCGGCGGTTACAATTTCGAAGCCGTCGGCCTGTCCCGCGCACTCGTCAACGATCTCTTCCCCGGCATGCCCGCGAAGATTTCGGGCGAAGGCTATGCGTCACTCCACTACAGCGCGAAGCTGCGCCATGAGGCGGCTTATGACAGCGCGGCCGTGCGTTTGCCGATCGGCGGCTTTTATCGCCAGCGCAATGGCGGGGAAAGCCACGCCTATTCCGCGCAGCTGATGCACCTTCTCCAAACGGCGGTGGGCACGGACAGCTATTCGACCTATCTGCAATTCGCGCGCGGCGTGCGCGATTTGCCGCCGGTCTATCTGCGCGACCTGCTGGAGTTCAACTTCGCCCGCGAAGCGGTGCCGATCGACGAGGTCGAAGCCACGACCGAAATCCGCAAGCGTTTCGTGACGCCGGGCATGTCGCTGGGCGCGCTGTCGCCCGAAGCGCATGAGACGCTGGCGATTGCGATGAACCGCATCGGCGCGAAGGCCGTGTCGGGTGAGGGCGGCGAGGATGCTAACCGCTTCAAGCCGTATGAAAATGGCGACAATGCCAACAGCGTGATCAAGCAGATCGCGTCCGGCCGCTTTGGCGTTCATGCCGAATATCTGGGCAGCGCCGAGGAAATCGAGATCAAGGTCGCGCAGGGCGCAAAGCCCGGCGAAGGCGGCCAGCTGCCCGGTTTCAAGGTGACAGAGTTCATCGCCAAGCTGCGCCATTCGACGCCCGGCGTGACGCTGATCTCGCCGCCCCCGCACCATGACATCTATTCGATCGAGGATCTCGCGCAGCTCATCTACGACTGCAAGATGATCAACCCGCGTGCGCGCGTCTGCGTAAAGCTCGTCAGCCAGGCGGGCATCGGCACAGTCGCGGCGGGCGTGGCGAAGGCGCATGCCGACGTCATCCTGATCGCGGGCCATGTCGGCGGCACTGGCGCGTCGCCGCAGACGTCGATCAAATATGCCGGCACGCCATGGGAAATGGGCCTGTCCGAAGCCAATCAGGTGCTGACCCTCAACGGCCTGCGCCATCGGGTGAAGCTGCGCACCGATGGCGGCCTCAAGACCGGGCGCGACATCGTGATCGCCGCGATCCTGGGTGCGGAGGAATATGGCATCGGCACGCTGTCGCTGGTGGCCATGGGCTGCATCATGGTGCGCCAGTGCCACAGCAACACCTGCCCGGTCGGCGTCTGCGTGCAGGATGAAAAGCTGCGCCAGAAGTTCACCGGCACGCCGGAAAAGGTCATCAACCTGATGACCTTCATCGCCGAGGAAGTCCGCGAAATCCTGGCACGGCTGGGCTATCGCAGCCTGGACGAGGTGATCGGGCGCACCGAACTGCTCAAGCAGGTCAATCGCGGCGCGGAACATCTGGACGATCTCGACCTCAACCCCATCCTGGCCAAGGTCGATGCGCCCGACGATCAGCGCCGCTTCTCCTTGACCGAATGGCGCAACGAGGTGCCCGACAGCCTGGACGCGCAGATGATGCGCGACGCCAAGGCGGTGTTCGAACGTGGCGAGAAGATGCAGCTGACCTATACGGTGCGCAACACGCATCGCGCGGTCGGCACCCGGCTGTCCGCCGCCGTGACCGAACGGTTCGGCATGTCCACGCTGGCGGACGGGCATCTGACCGTGCGTCTGCGGGGCAGTGCTGGCCAGTCGCTGGGCGCGTTCCTGTGCAAGGGCATCACGCTGGAAGTCTTTGGCGATGCCAACGACTATGTGGGCAAGGGCCTGTCGGGCGGCACCATCGTCGTGCGTACGACCGTGTCATCGCCGCTGTCGAGCAAGGACAACACGATCATCGGCAACACCGTCCTGTACGGCGCAACGGCGGGCAAGCTGTTCGCGGCGGGTCAGGCCGGGGAGCGCTTCGCCGTCCGCAATTCGGGCGCGCAGGTGGTCGTGGAGGGCTGCGGCGCGAATGGCTGCGAATATATGACCGGCGGCACGGCAGTCATCCTGGGCAAGACTGGCGCCAACTTCGGCGCGGGCATGACCGGCGGCATGGCCTTCATCCTGGACGAGGATGGCAGCTTTGAACGGCGCGCGAACCCGGAAAGCATCGTCTGGCAGCGGCTGGAAAGCGCCCATTGGGAAGCCCAGCTCAGGGCCCTGATCGCCGAACATGCGGTGACGACCGACAGCAAGTGGTCGAACACCATCCTGGACGATTGGGATCGCTGGCGCCGTTACTTCTGGCAGGTCTGCCCGAAGGAAATGATCAACCGCCTGGCCCACCCGCTAAGCGATGCGGCTGCGGAAGTCGTTGCGGCGGAATAA
- a CDS encoding undecaprenyl-diphosphate phosphatase encodes MDLHYLTVILLGIVEGLTEFLPVSSTGHLILASELLGYDASVWAMFNVVIQLGAILAVVVLYWRTFWAVGMGLLRRDATSWRFLRNLVIAFIPSAIIGLALHDYIEILLGAPHVVAWALIAGGVAILLIERTIKAGRFHGIADIPMVRVVGIGLIQCISMIPGVSRSGATIMGALALGVERRTAAEFSFFLAIPTMLGATTLELLKKGDQITSSAVGWDSIFLGFAVSFVVAVLVIRWFVGLVSRHGFAPFAWYRILAGVGALAWLWAR; translated from the coding sequence ATGGATCTGCATTATCTGACGGTCATCCTGCTGGGCATAGTCGAGGGCCTGACCGAATTTCTGCCGGTATCATCGACCGGTCACCTCATTCTGGCGAGCGAACTGCTGGGATATGACGCGTCGGTCTGGGCGATGTTCAATGTGGTCATCCAACTGGGAGCGATCCTGGCGGTGGTCGTCCTCTACTGGCGCACTTTCTGGGCGGTGGGCATGGGGCTACTGCGCCGCGATGCCACCAGCTGGCGCTTCCTGCGCAATCTGGTGATCGCTTTCATCCCGTCGGCCATTATCGGCCTGGCGCTGCACGATTATATCGAAATACTGCTGGGCGCGCCGCATGTGGTGGCATGGGCGCTGATCGCGGGCGGCGTGGCGATCCTGCTGATTGAGCGGACGATCAAGGCTGGCCGTTTTCACGGCATCGCCGACATTCCCATGGTGCGCGTGGTGGGCATCGGCCTGATCCAGTGCATTTCGATGATTCCGGGCGTCAGCCGATCTGGCGCGACGATCATGGGCGCGCTGGCCCTGGGGGTCGAGCGGCGGACCGCCGCCGAGTTCAGCTTTTTCCTCGCCATTCCCACCATGCTGGGGGCCACCACCCTGGAGTTGCTGAAAAAGGGCGATCAGATCACGTCGTCCGCGGTTGGATGGGACAGTATTTTCCTGGGCTTTGCGGTCTCGTTCGTTGTCGCTGTGCTGGTGATCCGCTGGTTTGTCGGCCTGGTATCGCGTCACGGCTTCGCGCCATTTGCCTGGTATCGCATCCTCGCCGGAGTCGGTGCGCTGGCATGGCTATGGGCACGTTAG